gcgggcactgggtttccgaagccctgcaccactTGTTGCAAAGTCACAGATAAATAGGGTGGTCTTGTCCAATTTTCTTACTAGTACATGAAAAAGTATGGGATCGCAGGTCTTTATCGAAATTCCTAGATTAATGCAACGATGCAACGGTGCCGCTGACCCCACGACCGATTCTACCAAAGATAACTGAAACTAGAATCCTTGTGTTACTGTATCTCTTTTGAAACAATTACCAAACGGCTGTATGACTTTAATTCGATAAAGTTAGATGTTATATTAGATGGTGGTGTGGATGTCTTCTCCTTGATCCCAATAGCACTGAATGATTGTTCCCTGTAATTGATAGAATTGTTGAGATTCTTGTTCCAGCAGTGCTTTTCGCACCACTCGATTTAACGCGCTTACCACGATTTACTTGAATGAATGGATTGAAATTAAAAGTTGACCCAAAGTTCTTTTTCACTAACTTACCActtaattccaaaatatttgaaggATAATGTGTTAGTTGGACAAGTGTCCTTCTCATTATTTCCGATATGTCATTATTAAAGTTTATACAAATGAACGGAAGAATAGTGAGCGTGATGCTTGTCAGGCGCTTCCAATCCTTGAAGGCTGATAGGTATCAATAAGTTCCCCATAGTTACCGCTTTTATTATGTATTGGAATAGAAACCGCGTAAACTTGCAGcggaaaatcaataaatataacCATACGTACCTCGGCTGTTTTCATAGCGACACATTTCATATTTTATAGGCAttcgaaatataaatatattttccaaCAAAAACATCCGAACTTCTCGTGCATTCCGGTCAACATCTAAATATACTGGATATCGTCAAAGGCCAAACTTTTTggtcccggttcccatgtttTTCATAGACTTacgttatttttagttttctcTCCCGGTTGAGAAAAACACGTTTAGACttttaataagaaaataaaatcacTTTGCTTTGTGTTGTGTTCATGTTATTTCCCATGCCTTTTGTATGTGCAACATTTCTTCTGTTCTCGTGCCAAACACAATCAGTTCATTTTCATCTAATCAGTGAAAATCGGTTCTCCTTGTAGACAGGTAGTTTGAAACGTTATCAAGGAGTTCGGGGTTGCTTGCATGCTCAGTGCCCTAAATCGGTGATAGACTACATACTCCTTGGCTTTTCAGTCAAATGTCCTCACGAATTGTAATTTTTATCTTCATCTGTCCTAAAACGTCATTAAATTATCGTAAAATCTGTGGGCTGAGAAGTGAAGTGCAAAATTTTTCCGGTGTTATGCAATATGTGAACTAACAAATAAACAATCTGCGTttcaaaccttaaaaaattaagCGTCGGTGCTGCGGTTTTGCTACTCAATAATCGAATCAATCTGATATAAGACGGCGTTCTAAGTGGTGCTGTTTGGGTTTCTATTAAACAACTTTGGGTAAATTGGAagaattgaaatatttataatatCGGAAAATGTGACTCACGTCTTGCTTCATATGCTCTAATTAATGTGCGTTTACGGGCCGTGACGGTAGTTCAGATAGTTTGTGTTTAGAGATTCATTAGCGCAGTAAcactttaaatatttcaaagatgACAAGATGACAGCAATTTACATCTTCTTTGTGCATTTCTATGACTAATACTACGTAGTTCCTCCGACAAAGTCTGTAAATGTTCTGTCGACATGTGGCGAAAATGAGCCACGACTCGCCATAGCAGCTTAAAAATAGAAGTTGAAAGTCATTCATCATTGCAATTTGTATATTGGTTCAATGTACTAGAGCTATTTATTTACGTTTGTATTTTTAAACAATATCTTTGGGAATTGTTTATCAACCGTAGATTTAGTGAATTTTATTTACAAGTATTAGGTTCATTTCCTCGGAACATTGATTTAGATAAAATGGAAGGGATAGTGGTAACAAGGAAACATTTTGGGAAAGTTCGTTTAgagctttttttaaggttttgtgtaaacacaaaaccttattaaaatcggtttactgtctgtctgtatgtccatcacgcgcatttttctcggagacggttatagcgattgacaccaaatttggtaaaaaggtgggaactgttaacgctcacgcatatagtgagttacatccttttacgacgaatttaagggaggtgtaaattttttttttcatcaaatatagtcatgttgggtatcaaattaaaggtctcggttagtgcttttcgaagccgggcttagttttgacatttgttgaaaatgtggggtgtacggggggttgaaagtggtcatttttttaacgaacccattctcaggaactaccaaaccgaaaaatctaaaaaaaatcagggggttgccactatatggtgcctaggcttcgaaataccctccataccaatacctgttcaaataaagttaataatagtatattactataatttttagtaattgacaggagaaccccccttaagttcaccctagaatcacaatataggctacagtatagagcatgatcctgccaaatttggtgaaaatcgcactattactaacaaagttatactaggccgaaagtggctatttgcacataatatgtgcatattttacgtgctacaaatctctttataaaagaaatacacaaaacctttcatacctgaagcgtctagtttgTTTTATCTTTTATTGATGTTTACAACTTATActtcaatatatatatacttcACAGATTAAGTTTTGTTGAAATATCCTGGTTAGGAGAAGATAAATATTTTTCACTGTTTGATTTACGAAACCACTGGCTCGTCAGAACTATATACTCGGCAGAGGAATACTTActgtgtttgtttgttttatttctcTTGGGATGTTCTATTTAATTTAAAGACGATTTCTGTCACGAACACCTGTTTTAataacattttttgtaaatgtTTCATGGTTCGCTACAACCTGAACCAAGAATTTAAAaggtcgggaaaccagaagctggacgcttcaggtatgaaaggttttgtgtatttcttttataaagacatttgagtgtggatTTGTATATAttaagtgagaatatccacgttcagtattgaatttgggaaaaagcgacaactttgacctatcctatccttataactttgttcgtaatagtgcaatttccaccaaacttgataggatcatgctttatgttgtACCCTACATCGTTGGTGGTGGTAGAATGAACTCAAAATTTTTGGGCtgcatagtttctgagaatgtgtccattgaagaaatgatcactttcaatttcCCGCACTCCcgacctttcaaacaaatgtgagACCAaaaccgacttcggaaagtactaatcgagacctttcatttgataccccacatgactatatttgatgagcaAATATTTACactccctttttgcatgtatggggaccccttcccttaaattcgatgtagaattatgtaactcactgatgcatgagcgttcacagcctCCACCAAAtctggtgtgaatcgctacaatcgtctccgagaaaaatgcgtgtgacggacagaaagacagacagtaaatcgattttaatagggttttctttcacacaaaaccttaaaaaatgcggGAATTCCAAAAGCCAGTCAAAAATTTCTCCTGTTATCAGAACTCTTTCCAAAAAGAAATCGAAAATGCCCATGTTTACGGCTATAGCTACAAGTGTTTTGCATAATTTGCATCCAAATTTATTCAAAGGGATCGCCTACCTTCTATCGTTCGAGGCTATTTTTGGGAATTAATTGTGAAGGAACTCTCGATGATAATTTGGAATTTCtctctttatttttttgatATGCAGTGCCTGTCCATCGAACAATGAGCGTTAAGAAAATATGCAAAGTTTCAATTTTGAACAgtaataaaaatcaaaattttcaatataattaACCGAACATGACTTTATTATTTGAGGGCGTTTGTAATATTATTGAAGCCCAACAGCTCCTTACATTTAATTCTTTGTAACCCTGCCCCCATTTTCGATTACATCTCTTATGCGATTAGGTATATTGCCGGTACAATTTCTAATTATCAACGTCAGGGTACCATATATCCTTaatgttttctttcaaatttataGGCGTAGCGTTTCTGCACTACCTAGTGTTTCAGATAAATCCCATAATTCCCAATCGTAAGTCCGATGAATTGCCGGGCCAAGGCGGTAGATCCAAATCCAGTGAATTTAGATAATTCATGCTAACTCATGTTGTACGGCAAGGTTCGCCGCCTTGCATGAAGGTATGCTCCGTACGCGGAAGCTGGACTGTTGATATATAGCACAAAGACGTTTTGCATTACGTTAATGTACTCGATCGCATTGTACCTTTAATAAATTGTATTGGATCAGCTCCTTCTTCAATAATGCAGTCCCAAATCATATAATTTGCCGCTTCAGTCACCGCATTAAGTGACATTTATCGCTAAAGATGACCTACACAAATTAAGTGGGGAGTACAGTGTAGAAGGGTCCAGATGAGGTCTATTTTCGGAAGTAAATCAGGGCTGAAATTGGCAAATTAGGTATTTATTGTTTAGATAGAATTATTGGCCATATTTTTGGCGTCGATTtaaaaacaagccgggaaaccggaagctcgacgcttcaggcataaaaGCTTTTGTGTTTCCCCAGGTGAGAAGTAATGAGTGCATTACAGTTCCGATGCACATACTTAAAAGGTCATCCCGTGCGTCGGATccgtggaatcgaatttttttgtttggcatcaattgtatctagatatagtgtagaatatacgggaaaagtgattttttgatattcggagtcgttcggaagttatagtgttaaacacgtaataagtcacatgccagatttatgtcgatcgccgtaataaagggcgtatttatcggtctgaatgacgttcgaatgacttcgctaaaaggataggaattgaagccaaggatgtacatgtgtttctagAAGAAACTTAAGGTTTGTGGAcgaagtatagcagattaatggtcaattaaggttttatggctaaaaatcacattccactttttaaatgtgtttttctcgaaactgcatgttgaaaatctactgccaccatagcccaacatattcagaacatatttctatggtccgcaaactaggataattgcgattcattcagtagtttttttattcattcaagaACCTTTGAAAAGACACCaacattcccaaaaaaaaagttcaacacGGCACAACAAATTTGgcctttgatattttttaataatcctagtttgcggactgtagttaagtctgtacgttaaaatgccgtttccttttttctccaagatgatcgcagcgccccctagcgtggcagcagaaaaacactttattTAGAGATGGGTTTATAAATTGCTCGGTATTTCGATAACGAACTATGCTGTCGGGCtggaaaattactacgcatgctcaagatattaacaaatatatggcgaaaaattcgtatttgtatatttatccagttcttcacaaaaaatttctaaaaaagccaaaaagcggacttcacacgggatgaccacttaaaaattccattgccctctatttatTAGAAAGCCATTTAAATAACTCATTTAATGGAAAGCGTTATCTTGATACTCATATGCATCACACCCCGAGTTTAttgtattatta
The DNA window shown above is from Hermetia illucens chromosome 5, iHerIll2.2.curated.20191125, whole genome shotgun sequence and carries:
- the LOC119657129 gene encoding uncharacterized protein LOC119657129 isoform X1 produces the protein MFLLENIFIFRMPIKYEMCRYENSRAFKDWKRLTSITLTILPFICINFNNDISEIMRRTLVQLTHYPSNILELSGKLVKKNFGSTFNFNPFIQVNRGKRVKSSGAKSTAGTRISTILSITGNNHSVLLGSRRRHPHHHLI
- the LOC119657129 gene encoding uncharacterized protein LOC119657129 isoform X2, coding for MFLLENIFIFRMPIKYEMCRYENSRAFKDWKRLTSITLTILPFICINFNNDISEIMRRTLVQLTHYPSNILELSVNRGKRVKSSGAKSTAGTRISTILSITGNNHSVLLGSRRRHPHHHLI